A genome region from Calliopsis andreniformis isolate RMS-2024a chromosome 2, iyCalAndr_principal, whole genome shotgun sequence includes the following:
- the Cog6 gene encoding conserved oligomeric Golgi complex subunit 6 isoform X2, with protein sequence MLKMSEKNTNTALVRRVNKLLESRVEHDKDTLEALKELSTFFTENTLNARRNLRSKIERRSLAINEEFLSAFREVKSSLDEIYQDVSAMNTAVQCMTTRLQTTKTQTSQLINQTTKLQNKSQTLSMQQEVASAFIKNFQLTQAELAILHGSGRESPITEEFFSVVNRVQEIHSSCRILMQSGYQTLALDIMQRMTLLQEAALERLYRWTQNQCKHIENERLAPLLIKAMNKLQDRPVLFKYILDEYCASRRTALVGSFIDALTLGEGFGGTPNPIEMHANDPKRYVGDMLAWLHQAIPVEKENILTLLKGCDKTDVSDQIQQSLSNITEGLCHPLKSRIEHVISMDAPATVLYSVTTLLRFYCAIIQQVIPNNTLDSTLADLLVLSEKSFLSRLQKETRIALGERAEPPGNDLVPAPSVSRLLSLLNEILSVASIAEDREKDMLQIVSCIIDPLLQEVNETASRLPTVDMAVYLLNCPV encoded by the exons ATGCTCAAAATGAGTGAAAAAAATACTAATACTGCTTTGGTTCGGAGGGTTAATAAGTTGTTGGAGTCAAGGGTGGAACATGACAAG GATACTCTTGAAGCTCTGAAGGAGTTGTCTACATTCTTTACGGAAAATACGTTGAACGCCCGACGAAATTTACGTAGTAAAATCGAGAGAAGAAGTCTTGCAATAAATGAAGAGTTTCTTTCCGCTTTTAGAGAAGTAAAATCTTCTTTGGATGAAATATATCAAGACGTTTCAGCTATGAATACTGCAGTACAATGTATGACAACTCGATTGCAAACTACAAAAACTCAAACATCACAACTTATTAATCAAACAACCAAACTTCAAAACAAAAG TCAAACATTATCCATGCAACAAGAAGTTGCTAgtgcttttattaaaaatttccaGTTGACTCAAGCTGAATTAGCTATTTTGcatggatctggtagagaatcACCTATTACAGAAGAATTCTTTTCTGTAGTGAATCGTGTTCAG GAAATCCATAGCAGTTGTAGAATATTAATGCAGTCAGGATATCAAACATTAGCTTTAGATATTATGCAAAGAATGACATTGCTACAAGAAGCAGCTCTTGAAAGATTATATAGGTGGACTCAAAATCAATGTAAACATATTGAAAATGAACGTTTGGCACCATTGTTAATTAAAGCAATGAATAAATTACAAGATAGGCCAGTTTTATTCAA GTACATTTTAGATGAGTACTGTGCATCTAGAAGAACTGCTTTAGTAGGATCATTTATAGATGCATTAACATTGGGAGAAGGATTTGGTGGGACACCTAATCCTATAGAAATGCATGCAAATGATCCTAAAAGATATGTTGGTGATATGCTTGCTTGGCTTCATCAAGCTATTCCTgttgaaaaagaaaatattctaaCTTTGCTGAAGGGCTGTGATAAGACAG ATGTATCAGATCAAATTCAACAATCTTTAAGTAACATTACAGAAGGACTTTGTCATCCTTTGAAATCAAGAATAGAACATGTTATTTCTATGGATGCACCTGCAACAGTATTATACTCAGTTACAACTTTACTTAGATTTTATTGTGCAATAATTCAACAAGTGATACCTAACAATACCTTAGACTCAACATTGGCAGATTTATTAGTTTTAAGTGAAAAAAGTTTTCTTAGTAGACTTCAAAAGGAAACACGTATTGCACTTGGTGAACGCGCAGAACCACCCGGAAACGATTTAGTGCCTGCTCCATCTGTTTCCCGATTACTATCGCTTCTTAATGAAATTCTGTCCGTAGCAAGCATTGCAGAAGATAGAGAAAAAGATATGTTACAA ATAGTATCATGCATTATCGATCCCCTTTTACAAGAAGTTAATGAAACTGCATCAAGATTACCTACAGTAGACATGGCTGTGTATCTTTTAAATT GCCCAGTCTGA
- the Cog6 gene encoding conserved oligomeric Golgi complex subunit 6 isoform X1 yields MLKMSEKNTNTALVRRVNKLLESRVEHDKDTLEALKELSTFFTENTLNARRNLRSKIERRSLAINEEFLSAFREVKSSLDEIYQDVSAMNTAVQCMTTRLQTTKTQTSQLINQTTKLQNKSQTLSMQQEVASAFIKNFQLTQAELAILHGSGRESPITEEFFSVVNRVQEIHSSCRILMQSGYQTLALDIMQRMTLLQEAALERLYRWTQNQCKHIENERLAPLLIKAMNKLQDRPVLFKYILDEYCASRRTALVGSFIDALTLGEGFGGTPNPIEMHANDPKRYVGDMLAWLHQAIPVEKENILTLLKGCDKTDVSDQIQQSLSNITEGLCHPLKSRIEHVISMDAPATVLYSVTTLLRFYCAIIQQVIPNNTLDSTLADLLVLSEKSFLSRLQKETRIALGERAEPPGNDLVPAPSVSRLLSLLNEILSVASIAEDREKDMLQIVSCIIDPLLQEVNETASRLPTVDMAVYLLNCMHQIQSTLALYEYMDQRLERLQAQSDAQIDTLTSEQASSLVAHLNLGSIYTILQGHEQGPLSSIPGMDPLSVKEFTNKLEAFLGMPDVLLLPQISLLQSNNHRSVTQKRSFQVIGAIYKQLYEACHDPKNLYQNPTSLFWRTPEDLLRTLVAE; encoded by the exons ATGCTCAAAATGAGTGAAAAAAATACTAATACTGCTTTGGTTCGGAGGGTTAATAAGTTGTTGGAGTCAAGGGTGGAACATGACAAG GATACTCTTGAAGCTCTGAAGGAGTTGTCTACATTCTTTACGGAAAATACGTTGAACGCCCGACGAAATTTACGTAGTAAAATCGAGAGAAGAAGTCTTGCAATAAATGAAGAGTTTCTTTCCGCTTTTAGAGAAGTAAAATCTTCTTTGGATGAAATATATCAAGACGTTTCAGCTATGAATACTGCAGTACAATGTATGACAACTCGATTGCAAACTACAAAAACTCAAACATCACAACTTATTAATCAAACAACCAAACTTCAAAACAAAAG TCAAACATTATCCATGCAACAAGAAGTTGCTAgtgcttttattaaaaatttccaGTTGACTCAAGCTGAATTAGCTATTTTGcatggatctggtagagaatcACCTATTACAGAAGAATTCTTTTCTGTAGTGAATCGTGTTCAG GAAATCCATAGCAGTTGTAGAATATTAATGCAGTCAGGATATCAAACATTAGCTTTAGATATTATGCAAAGAATGACATTGCTACAAGAAGCAGCTCTTGAAAGATTATATAGGTGGACTCAAAATCAATGTAAACATATTGAAAATGAACGTTTGGCACCATTGTTAATTAAAGCAATGAATAAATTACAAGATAGGCCAGTTTTATTCAA GTACATTTTAGATGAGTACTGTGCATCTAGAAGAACTGCTTTAGTAGGATCATTTATAGATGCATTAACATTGGGAGAAGGATTTGGTGGGACACCTAATCCTATAGAAATGCATGCAAATGATCCTAAAAGATATGTTGGTGATATGCTTGCTTGGCTTCATCAAGCTATTCCTgttgaaaaagaaaatattctaaCTTTGCTGAAGGGCTGTGATAAGACAG ATGTATCAGATCAAATTCAACAATCTTTAAGTAACATTACAGAAGGACTTTGTCATCCTTTGAAATCAAGAATAGAACATGTTATTTCTATGGATGCACCTGCAACAGTATTATACTCAGTTACAACTTTACTTAGATTTTATTGTGCAATAATTCAACAAGTGATACCTAACAATACCTTAGACTCAACATTGGCAGATTTATTAGTTTTAAGTGAAAAAAGTTTTCTTAGTAGACTTCAAAAGGAAACACGTATTGCACTTGGTGAACGCGCAGAACCACCCGGAAACGATTTAGTGCCTGCTCCATCTGTTTCCCGATTACTATCGCTTCTTAATGAAATTCTGTCCGTAGCAAGCATTGCAGAAGATAGAGAAAAAGATATGTTACAA ATAGTATCATGCATTATCGATCCCCTTTTACAAGAAGTTAATGAAACTGCATCAAGATTACCTACAGTAGACATGGCTGTGTATCTTTTAAATTGTATGCATCAAATACAATCTACATTAGCATTATATGAGTATATGGATCAAAGATTAGAGAGATTACAG GCCCAGTCTGATGCTCAGATTGATACACTAACTTCAGAACAGGCTAGTTCCTTAGTTGCACATTTAAATCTTGGTTCTATCTATACAATTTTGCAAGGACATGAACAAGGTCCATTATCTTCCATTCCTGGTATGGATCCTTTGAGTGTAAAGGAATTTACA AATAAACTAGAAGCTTTTCTGGGAATGCCAGATGTATTGTTACTGCCACAAATAAGCTTATTACAAAGCAATAATCATCGTTCAGTGACACAAAAACGTTCGTTTCAAGTAATTGGAGCTATTTATAAACAGCTGTACGAAGCTTGCCACGATCCAAAAAATTTATATCAAAACCCAACGAGTCTATTCTGGAGAACACCTGAAGATCTTTTACGAACATTGGTCGCTGAATAA
- the Snx16 gene encoding sorting nexin 16, with protein MSTSESGVGCISEVTLAISKARGSQSGTVRVLDSPDSDGSGHSNSFTVQRFNYPGNDHANSDILHPPLTSDDLRIPIVGYEVMEERARFTVYKLRVELKNGDCWFVFRRYTDFVRLLSQLRRQKIPISHLNLPRKKWLGDNFAPSFLEERIHGLQAFVNGILSSPLLIGTACVREFFCLDEPPALSDTAEESRAIFEALEDTIYHLRQQLRERDAALAAERALCNELQKKLHQILSERQTCLNCGASQ; from the exons ATGTCCACGTCAGAATCTGGTGTTGGATGTATTAGTGAAGTTACGCTTGCAATTAGTAAAGCAAGGGGTTCTCAATCAGGCACAGTGAGAGTACTTGATAGTCCTGACTCTGATGGATCTGGTCATTCCAATTCGTTCACTGTACAGAGATTTAATTATCCTGGTAATGATCATGCAAACTCAGATATATTGCATCCACCATTGACTAGCGATGACTTAAGAATACCCATTGTTGGATATGAAGTTATGGAAGAGAGAGCTAGATTTACA GTTTATAAGTTAAGAGTGGAATTAAAGAATGGAGATTGTTGGTTTGTATTTAGAAGATATACAGACTTTGTTCGTTTACTATCACAATTAAGAAGACAGAAAATCCCTATATCACATTTAAATTTACCAAGGAAAAAGTGGCTTGGAGATAATTTTGCTCCAAGCTTTTTAGAAGAAAGAATACATGGTCTTCAAGCATTTGTTAATGGAATACTAAGTAGTCCACTTCTTATAGGAACAGCATGTGTTAGAGAATTTTTTTGTTTAGATGAACCACCTGCTTTGTCCGATACTGCAGAAGAATCTAGA GCAATTTTTGAAGCATTAGAGGATACTATATATCATTTAAGACAGCAGTTAAGAGAACGAGATGCTGCACTTGCAGCTGAAAGAGCTTTATGCAATGAACTTCAAAAAAAGCTACATCAAATATTAAG TGAAAGACAAACCTGTCTAAACTGTGGTGCATCTCAgtaa
- the LOC143188538 gene encoding uncharacterized protein LOC143188538: MYGRQGNSNNPQQPPWLVRAEVTIRHGTPVTSESGQTPVNVSSTVTDSSGVRMVYRWNTTQSTPTLTVPVPAPPTQSVPSSSSTSFGFQRGNILFTSTSPPRPSSGFYTIPRSGSSGIDESLSSRGRGVNVSDSGYTSEQFSPQSYSSLPSRRPTQQYNRRCKSTCSIVLSAVNTSDGSKNETTSKIATSESVRHSYDNSWRHHSSHQHVFSRHQFHTLPDVSEEGAEGNAASSVTTHFCSKDKVTNKSTTVSKDASSQTTDIESRESSMIVSKNKVRRKMVTGLQRLDEQKKIKQESQSPSTATETTSFGPSAESEKSDSSTQDDSTKRKSRTVHIDVYCTGSDDDENSDSSTDNERDTPLTVFENPDVKVIHTQVAGNILPRGFQDDKAFLKRATERRCDSFRHAPMRMPSLASSKGYDSDDVLSSLYPSQYSSYSALRDIDSTPWSAASSNTGFPFDYDSTIATSSKDTFSDIESLINSKTDLTPCDSFEYASSSDRERIRRMEEVWDRSEKERSKQWRSPQIERKYWLQKRKMRESIEKHEAGWSSADSGEDSDESGTVGWSFVSSEESQRIVRKSSTVRRASKSTTEYTEKDTSNVKENEPSRNSRTDRSDFGARSDQIYQPTALREQIGSFGSKSPSPLPSKVPSRVTSPFMTPQGERTDHILKASIFGAVVNAFRKPGHHIGPSKNPSCSCEHCRRYFEELNSRERSSSISEFERLTGIRFQRKIVRPVAKNCK, encoded by the exons ATGTACGGACGCCAGGGGAACTCGAATAATCCTCAACAACCGCCATGGTTGGTGCGCGCAGAGGTCACCATCCGTCATGGCACTCCTGTGACCTCGGAATCGGGGCAAACACCAGTAAATGTGTCTTCCACTGTCACAGACTCGAGTGGGGTTCGTATGGTATACCGATGGAACACTACTCAATCGACTCCTACACTAACAGTTCCAGTTCCTGCTCCGCCTACTCAGTCTGTTCCATCCTCATCGTCCACGTCGTTCGGTTTCCAACGTGGGAACATACTATTCACTTCAACATCACCACCTAGACCctcttcaggattctatacgatACCAAGATCAGGGTCGTCAGGGATAGATGAATCCCTGTCATCCAGAGGTAGAGGCGTAAATGTCTCTGACTCGGGATACACCAGCGAACAGTTCTCTCCACAGTCCTATTCGAGTTTGCCCTCCCGTCGCCCTACTCAACAGTATAATCGTCGATGCAAGAGCACCTGCAGCATTGTTCTGTCCGCCGTTAATACGTCAGATGGCTCTAAGAACGAGACCACTAGCAAGATAGCCACCAGTGAATCCGTCAGACATTCGTACGACAATTCTTGGCGTCATCATTCAAGCCATCAGCATGTCTTCTCTCGTCATCAGTTTCATACCTTACCTGATGTTAGCGAGGAGGGTGCTGAGGGGAACGCGGCAAGCTCCGTTACCACACACTTTTGCAGCAAGGATAAAGTGACGAACAAATCGACCACTGTCAGTAAGGATGCGTCCTCGCAGACGACGGATATCGAGTCTCGGGAATCGTCGATGATTGTTAGCAAGAATAAAGTTAGGAGGAAGATGGTTACTGGTCTCCAAAGGTTGGACGAGCAGAAGAAGATAAAG cAAGAGAGTCAATCGCCCTCAACAGCCACCGAGACCACAAGCTTCGGCCCATCGGCAGAATCAGAGAAGTCTGATTCCTCTACACAAGACGATAGTACGAAACGTAAGTCGCGAACCGTTCACATCGACGTGTACTGCACTGGCTCCGACGACGACGAGAACTCAGATTCGTCAACCGACAATGAACGTGATACCCCATTGACCGTATTCGAGAATCCAGACGTCAAGGTGATCCATACGCAAGTTGCTGGCAACATTCTACCAAGAGGATTTCAAGATGATAAAGCGTTCCTGAAACGTGCAACAGAACGGCGATGCGATAGTTTCAGACACGCTCCAATGAGGATGCCTTCCTTAGCCAGCTCTAAAGGATACGACAGCGACGACGTCCTCAGTTCACTTTATCCTTCGCAATATAGTTCTTACAGCGCTCTTCGAGACATAGACTCGACGCCTTGGTCTGCCGCGTCCTCTAACACTGGTTTTCCATTTGACTATGATTCTACTATTGCGACTTCGTCGAAGGATACCTTTTCAGACATAGAGTCTCTAATAAATAGCAAGACTGACTTAACTCCTTGCGATAGCTTCGAGTATGCCAGTTCCTCCGATCGCGAGCGGATACGAAGAATGGAGGAGGTTTGGGATAGGTCCGAGAAAGAGAGGAGCAAACAGTGGCGATCGCCGCAAATAGAACGCAAATATTGGTTGCAGAAGAGGAAGATGAGAGAGAGTATAGAAAAGCATGAAGCAGGGTGGTCTTCTGCCGATAGTGGCGAAGATTCTGATGAAAGCGGTACGGTTGGTTGGAGTTTCGTGTCCAGCGAAGAAAGTCAGCGAATAGTGAGGAAGTCGTCGACCGTTCGACGAGCGAGTAAAAGTACCACAGAGTATACTGAGAAAGATACGAGCAATGTAAAAGAGAACGAACCTTCACGGAATTCGCGAACCGATCGTTCTGATTTTGGCGCTCGTAGCGATCAAATTTACCAACCAACTGCTTTACGTGAACAGATTGGCTCGTTTGGTTCCAAGAGCCCATCTCCGCTTCCCTCGAAAGTGCCCTCGCGAGTTACTTCTCCCTTCATGACGCCTCAAGGCGAAAGGACTGATCATATTTTAAAAGCTTCAATATTTGGTGCGGTCGTTAATGCGTTTCGAAAGCCAGGCCATCATATAGGACCTTCCAAGAATCCTTCGTGCTCTTGTGAGCATTGTAGAAGATACTTCGAAGAACTGAACTCACGGGAACGTTCTAGTTCCATAAGCGAATTCGAGCGACTGACGGGCATTCGGTTCCAAAGAAAGATTGTTCGTCCAGTTGCAAAGAATTGTAAATGA